From Bacteroidales bacterium, one genomic window encodes:
- a CDS encoding DUF1343 domain-containing protein: MFSFRTSSLLQQEDLVLHKGKLGVLCNQTAWDPENGEYLFETLAIRGVLKRVFTPEHGLFGELQDQVKMDETEVYKNLELKDVEFVSLYGNNEDSLSAQADKLTDLDALVIELQDAGCRYFTYPSTIYNLFNVLKDNNIQLTVYVIDRANPAGRQVEGTALRAGYRSFIGIEGIPHRHGLTIGELAYYLYCKIGAKFPLHIISYRASAVNKELMPWSIPPSPNFPGFFTATFYSGQCLWEGTNVSEGRGTTRPFEIFGAPFMENLLNFNKEHNYANWNDSKNPIADEGAYMRWLKFIPTFHKFANECCYGFQLLLNPKNQYNALLHNLRIMRFVKDNCPGFKFRPGKYEAGNDKTAIELLLGDKELIDFVQGGGDWNDLKEHIKTEEQKWIKKTKKMLLYEDEPLFRIK, translated from the coding sequence ATGTTTTCATTTAGAACAAGTTCATTGCTGCAGCAGGAAGACTTGGTGCTGCACAAAGGGAAGCTGGGAGTTCTTTGCAATCAAACTGCATGGGACCCGGAGAATGGTGAATATCTCTTTGAGACATTAGCAATAAGAGGTGTCTTAAAGAGAGTCTTTACCCCTGAACACGGCCTGTTTGGAGAGCTTCAGGACCAAGTAAAGATGGATGAAACAGAAGTCTATAAAAATCTGGAACTCAAGGATGTGGAATTTGTTTCCCTATACGGGAACAATGAGGATTCTCTCTCCGCACAAGCAGATAAGCTAACAGATTTGGACGCGCTTGTAATTGAACTTCAAGATGCCGGATGCCGCTATTTCACCTATCCAAGCACAATTTATAACTTGTTTAACGTTCTAAAAGACAACAATATCCAGCTAACCGTTTATGTTATAGACAGGGCAAATCCTGCAGGAAGGCAAGTAGAAGGGACCGCATTAAGGGCGGGTTACCGTTCTTTTATTGGAATTGAGGGAATACCTCACCGTCACGGACTTACAATTGGAGAACTAGCTTACTATCTATACTGCAAGATTGGGGCAAAATTCCCTTTGCATATTATATCTTACAGAGCATCAGCAGTTAACAAAGAACTGATGCCATGGAGCATTCCTCCGTCTCCAAACTTCCCCGGCTTTTTCACAGCCACATTTTATTCCGGCCAATGCCTTTGGGAAGGGACAAATGTGAGCGAAGGGCGCGGAACCACCAGGCCGTTTGAGATTTTTGGAGCGCCATTCATGGAGAACTTGCTGAATTTCAACAAAGAGCACAATTATGCAAACTGGAATGATTCCAAAAATCCAATTGCAGATGAGGGTGCTTACATGCGCTGGCTTAAGTTTATTCCAACATTCCACAAGTTTGCTAATGAGTGCTGCTATGGCTTTCAGCTGCTGCTTAATCCTAAAAATCAATACAATGCGCTGTTGCACAATTTGCGCATAATGAGATTTGTAAAAGACAACTGCCCGGGCTTCAAGTTCCGTCCCGGGAAATACGAGGCGGGAAATGACAAAACTGCAATAGAGCTATTGCTTGGAGATAAGGAGCTTATAGATTTTGTACAGGGCGGCGGAGATTGGAATGACTTAAAGGAACATATTAAGACAGAGGAGCAGAAATGGATAAAGAAAACCAAGAAAATGCTGCTGTATGAAGATGAGCCTCTGTTCAGAATTAAGTAA
- the glmM gene encoding phosphoglucosamine mutase, which yields MTLIKSISGIRGTIGGKVGDSLTPVDIVKFSAAYCAELRKKFPKKKRLKVVVGRDARLSGSMVQQIVCGTLISCGIDVINAGLASTPTTEMAVILEKADGGIILTASHNPKQWNALKLLNNKGEFLTAAEGAAVVETADKERFNFAEIDSIGTLTNKDFTDAHINAVLKNSFVDVAAIKKAKFKVVLDAINSVGGVTMPKLLKKLGVKCIELNCNPTGNFAHNPEPLPKNLTQLSSTVIKEKADLGISVDPDVDRLAFMCEDGTPFGEEYTLVSCAAYVLEKKKGPTVSNMSSTRALRDVTEACGEKYYPAPVGEVNVTTMMHKVGAVIGGEGNGGVIFPALHCGRDAYMGVALFLSNLAHKKIKMTQLRATYPQYFISKNRIEISDAKIVDKVLAGIAKKYSKYDISTIDGVKINMDEKRSWAQLRKSNTEPIIRLYCEAPTKKQADAIAKEIIANVNAISH from the coding sequence ATGACATTAATAAAATCAATATCCGGCATTAGGGGGACGATAGGAGGAAAAGTTGGAGATTCTCTTACTCCTGTAGATATTGTAAAATTTTCTGCAGCCTATTGCGCGGAACTAAGAAAAAAATTTCCAAAGAAAAAGAGACTTAAAGTTGTTGTTGGAAGAGACGCCAGGCTTAGCGGTTCAATGGTACAGCAAATAGTCTGCGGTACGCTGATTTCCTGCGGAATAGATGTCATCAACGCAGGTCTTGCTTCCACCCCTACTACAGAGATGGCTGTGATTTTGGAAAAGGCGGACGGAGGAATTATCCTCACCGCTTCCCACAATCCAAAACAATGGAATGCTTTGAAGCTCCTAAATAACAAAGGCGAGTTCCTTACTGCAGCAGAAGGTGCCGCAGTTGTTGAGACAGCTGATAAAGAGAGATTTAACTTTGCGGAAATAGACTCTATCGGGACCTTGACAAATAAAGATTTTACAGACGCACATATCAATGCCGTGCTGAAAAATTCATTTGTTGATGTTGCCGCAATTAAAAAGGCAAAATTTAAAGTTGTCCTGGATGCCATAAATTCTGTTGGCGGAGTCACAATGCCTAAGCTTCTTAAAAAACTGGGGGTTAAGTGCATAGAGCTAAACTGCAACCCAACAGGGAACTTTGCGCACAATCCGGAGCCGCTTCCAAAAAATCTTACACAGCTTTCCTCTACGGTAATCAAAGAGAAGGCTGACCTTGGAATCTCCGTAGACCCTGATGTTGACCGACTTGCATTTATGTGTGAAGACGGGACCCCGTTTGGAGAAGAGTATACTTTGGTCTCCTGTGCGGCTTACGTTCTGGAAAAGAAGAAAGGGCCTACCGTCTCAAACATGTCATCCACAAGGGCTTTAAGAGATGTCACTGAGGCTTGCGGAGAGAAATATTATCCCGCTCCGGTTGGAGAAGTTAACGTAACTACAATGATGCATAAGGTTGGCGCCGTTATTGGAGGAGAAGGGAACGGAGGAGTCATCTTCCCTGCATTACATTGCGGCAGAGATGCTTATATGGGCGTAGCATTATTCCTGAGCAACCTTGCTCATAAGAAGATTAAGATGACTCAGCTACGTGCAACTTATCCGCAGTACTTCATATCCAAGAACAGAATAGAAATTTCCGATGCAAAAATCGTAGATAAAGTTCTTGCCGGAATTGCAAAGAAGTACTCAAAATATGACATCTCCACAATTGACGGAGTTAAAATAAACATGGATGAGAAGCGCAGCTGGGCTCAGCTTAGAAAGTCTAATACAGAGCCAATTATACGCTTGTACTGCGAGGCCCCTACTAAAAAACAAGCTGATGCAATTGCAAAAGAGATAATCGCAAACGTAAACGCAATTTCTCACTAA
- a CDS encoding V-type ATP synthase subunit K has product MVNLALILAYVGLGIMLAGSGMGSAVGVVMAGNCTIAGLKKNPDMFGKAMILSALPATQGLYGFAGFFLMYNRIKAYTGPLMANFTINMGGAVLAAGLGLGLVGYLSAIRQAAICSNGVNEMSNGQDVFGKTMILAVFPELYAILSFAATFLCLPPAV; this is encoded by the coding sequence ATGGTAAATCTAGCATTAATATTAGCTTACGTCGGACTGGGCATCATGCTTGCAGGTTCCGGCATGGGAAGTGCTGTTGGAGTTGTAATGGCAGGAAATTGCACTATTGCAGGTCTTAAGAAAAATCCTGATATGTTTGGAAAGGCAATGATTCTTTCCGCTCTTCCTGCTACACAGGGTCTTTACGGGTTCGCAGGTTTCTTTCTAATGTACAATAGAATAAAGGCTTATACCGGCCCGCTAATGGCTAACTTCACAATTAACATGGGCGGCGCAGTATTGGCTGCAGGACTTGGCCTTGGACTTGTAGGCTATCTTTCAGCTATCAGACAGGCTGCTATTTGCTCAAACGGTGTTAACGAGATGAGCAACGGACAGGATGTATTTGGCAAGACAATGATTCTTGCAGTATTCCCTGAGTTGTATGCAATTCTTTCATTTGCAGCAACTTTCTTGTGCCTGCCACCAGCAGTTTAA
- a CDS encoding V-type ATP synthase subunit D produces MAIKFQYNKTALNNLNKQLKVRTNALPTLKNKESALRVEVKNAKVKSQKLLDDLDKALKSYDYLAALWNEFEPGLISVKDVKLKTEKVAGIKTPGLEKVEYDVKEFDLFKKPLWYSDGVEILQNLAQIGIESEIYKEKMRLLDYSRKKTTQKVNLYEKVQIPGYQEAIRKIKRYMEDEENLSKASQKIVKERHVLEEEEEQLNDLGEKEDLNNVEASEIDDSVR; encoded by the coding sequence ATGGCAATTAAGTTTCAATATAACAAGACGGCGCTTAACAACCTTAACAAGCAGTTGAAGGTTAGAACCAACGCGCTCCCTACTCTTAAGAATAAGGAGAGCGCGCTGCGTGTGGAGGTTAAGAATGCAAAAGTTAAGAGCCAGAAATTGCTGGATGACCTTGATAAAGCCCTTAAATCATACGATTACTTGGCCGCCCTTTGGAACGAATTTGAACCGGGGCTTATCTCTGTGAAAGACGTAAAGCTTAAGACAGAGAAGGTTGCGGGAATAAAAACTCCCGGGCTGGAAAAAGTTGAGTACGACGTTAAAGAGTTTGACTTATTTAAAAAGCCGCTATGGTATTCTGACGGAGTTGAGATTCTGCAGAACCTTGCGCAGATAGGAATTGAGTCTGAAATCTATAAAGAGAAGATGCGGCTCCTGGACTATTCACGTAAGAAAACCACACAAAAAGTAAACTTGTATGAGAAGGTACAAATACCTGGTTATCAAGAGGCAATAAGAAAAATCAAGAGGTACATGGAGGATGAGGAGAACTTATCCAAAGCTTCTCAAAAAATTGTAAAAGAGAGACACGTGCTGGAGGAAGAAGAGGAGCAGCTAAATGATTTAGGTGAAAAAGAAGATCTTAACAATGTGGAGGCATCTGAGATTGATGACAGCGTGAGATGA
- a CDS encoding V-type ATP synthase subunit B: MANNAFQKVYTKLEAITKATVSLKASGVANDELAKVAGRLAQVVKIKKDLVTLQVFAGTEGIPTNAEVEFFGEPPALNVSEELSGRFFNAYGDPIDGGPKVEGERRHIGGPSVNPYKRRQPSQLIPTGIAGIDLNNTLVSGQKIPFFADPDQPYNQVMADVALRADVDKIILGGMGLSNDDYLYFKQKFEDEGALNKIISFVNTTEEPPVERLLIPDMALTAAEYFAVDKNQKVLVLLTDMTLYADALSIVSNRMDQIPSKDSMPGSLYSDLAKIYEKAVQLPDGGSITIIAVTTLNDGDITHAIPDNTGYITEGQLFLRTDTDTGKIIVDPFRSLSRLKQLVIGKKTREDHAQVMNTGVRLYADAANAKTKLENGFDLSDYDLRCLEYAKEYSTKLLSIDVNIKIDEMLDTGWKLFKKYFKPEELGIKQKLVDKYWDKA; this comes from the coding sequence ATGGCAAATAACGCATTTCAGAAGGTATACACTAAGCTTGAGGCTATTACAAAGGCTACCGTTTCTCTAAAAGCAAGCGGAGTTGCCAATGACGAGCTTGCAAAGGTTGCAGGACGCCTTGCCCAAGTTGTAAAGATTAAGAAGGATTTAGTTACCCTTCAGGTATTTGCAGGGACGGAAGGAATTCCGACAAATGCAGAGGTAGAATTTTTTGGCGAACCTCCCGCGCTAAATGTCAGCGAGGAGCTAAGCGGCAGATTCTTCAATGCTTACGGAGACCCTATTGACGGCGGTCCAAAAGTTGAGGGCGAGAGAAGGCACATTGGCGGTCCAAGCGTCAACCCTTATAAGAGAAGGCAGCCATCTCAATTAATCCCGACAGGTATTGCAGGAATTGACCTTAACAACACGCTTGTATCAGGGCAGAAGATTCCGTTCTTTGCAGACCCGGACCAGCCTTATAATCAGGTAATGGCAGATGTTGCGTTAAGAGCGGACGTTGATAAGATTATCCTTGGCGGAATGGGACTTTCCAATGATGATTATCTGTACTTCAAACAAAAATTTGAAGATGAAGGAGCGCTTAATAAAATCATAAGTTTTGTAAACACAACGGAAGAACCACCTGTCGAGAGATTGCTAATTCCCGACATGGCGCTTACCGCAGCTGAATATTTTGCAGTTGACAAGAATCAGAAAGTGCTTGTGCTTCTGACAGATATGACATTGTATGCAGATGCGCTTTCTATTGTCAGCAACCGTATGGATCAGATTCCTTCCAAGGATTCCATGCCGGGCTCATTGTATTCCGACCTTGCAAAAATTTACGAGAAAGCCGTACAACTTCCTGACGGCGGCTCTATTACAATTATAGCAGTAACAACTTTGAATGACGGAGATATTACTCACGCCATCCCAGATAATACCGGATATATCACTGAGGGCCAGCTGTTCTTAAGAACGGATACAGATACAGGTAAAATTATTGTTGACCCGTTCCGCTCGCTTTCCCGTCTAAAACAATTAGTTATAGGCAAGAAGACAAGAGAAGACCATGCCCAGGTAATGAACACAGGAGTAAGACTTTACGCAGATGCGGCAAATGCAAAGACAAAACTTGAAAATGGTTTTGACCTTAGCGATTATGATCTGCGCTGCCTGGAATATGCAAAAGAGTACTCTACAAAACTTCTATCCATAGATGTCAACATTAAAATTGATGAGATGCTGGATACAGGATGGAAACTGTTTAAAAAATACTTTAAGCCGGAAGAGCTAGGTATAAAACAAAAACTTGTAGATAAATATTGGGACAAGGCGTAA
- a CDS encoding V-type ATP synthase subunit A, producing MKTKGKVTGIVSNLVSVEVDGPVAQNELCFIDLDGVKLMAEVIKVNGNTASTQVYESTRGLKVGDPVEFEGRMLEVTLGPGLLSSNYDGLQDNLATMKDVFLKRGEYTSPLDPEKIWEFKPIAKPGDTVIAADWLGEVKEGWMPHKIMVPFSFKGEYKVKSVAPEGKYKIHDTMAVLTNEKGEEVKVDMTQRWPVKVAIEGYKEKPRPYKIMETGVRAIDTLNPIAEGGTGFIPGPFGCGKTVIQHAIAQQAEADIIIMAACGERANEVVEIFAEFPELVDTRTGRKLIERTIIICNTSNMPVAAREASVYTAMTIGEYYRAMGLKVLLLADSTSRWAQALREMSNRMEELPGADAFPVDLSSIISNFYSRAGVVVLNSGNTGSVTFIGTVSPAGGNLKEPVTESTKKCARCFYALSQARADGKRYPSIDPIDSYSKYLEYPEIEEYFSKRISPNWVKNVYKAKNIILRGKEAHDQINILGDDGVPMEYHMRYWKSELLDFIILQQDAFDAVDCQSSLERQEFMLNKVLEICDKQFEFDRFEQCIEYFKNLINIMRQMNYSAFKSDDFNKYLKQLDKTLEENGK from the coding sequence ATGAAAACAAAAGGTAAAGTCACAGGAATCGTATCCAACCTGGTATCCGTAGAAGTGGATGGTCCGGTTGCTCAGAACGAGCTGTGCTTCATTGATTTGGACGGTGTCAAACTGATGGCGGAGGTTATCAAAGTCAACGGCAATACGGCATCCACTCAGGTTTATGAGAGCACAAGAGGACTAAAAGTTGGAGATCCTGTAGAATTTGAGGGACGCATGTTGGAGGTCACACTTGGACCCGGCTTGCTGTCAAGTAATTATGACGGACTTCAGGATAACCTTGCAACAATGAAGGATGTCTTCCTAAAGAGAGGAGAATACACCTCCCCTCTTGACCCTGAAAAGATTTGGGAATTTAAACCTATTGCAAAACCTGGAGACACAGTTATTGCAGCAGACTGGCTGGGAGAAGTTAAAGAGGGATGGATGCCTCACAAAATCATGGTACCATTCTCATTTAAAGGTGAATATAAAGTTAAAAGCGTTGCGCCTGAGGGCAAATATAAGATTCACGATACAATGGCTGTGCTCACCAATGAAAAGGGTGAGGAAGTCAAAGTTGACATGACTCAGAGGTGGCCCGTTAAGGTTGCAATAGAGGGATACAAAGAGAAACCGCGTCCTTATAAAATAATGGAGACAGGCGTACGTGCAATAGACACGTTAAACCCTATCGCTGAAGGTGGTACAGGTTTCATTCCGGGACCTTTCGGATGCGGTAAAACAGTCATTCAGCACGCAATTGCGCAACAGGCTGAGGCTGATATCATTATAATGGCCGCCTGCGGAGAGCGTGCAAATGAGGTTGTTGAAATATTTGCGGAATTCCCTGAACTGGTGGATACTAGAACAGGAAGAAAGTTGATTGAAAGAACAATTATCATCTGCAACACCTCTAACATGCCCGTTGCAGCCCGCGAGGCTTCCGTTTATACGGCAATGACCATTGGAGAGTATTACCGCGCTATGGGACTGAAAGTCTTGCTATTGGCGGATTCAACATCCAGATGGGCACAGGCTTTAAGAGAGATGTCAAACAGAATGGAGGAACTTCCCGGAGCAGATGCATTCCCGGTTGATTTGTCCTCAATTATTTCAAACTTCTATTCACGCGCAGGAGTTGTTGTTCTTAACAGCGGCAACACAGGTTCTGTCACATTCATCGGAACTGTTTCACCTGCAGGTGGTAACTTAAAGGAGCCCGTTACTGAGTCCACAAAGAAATGCGCAAGATGTTTTTATGCGCTGAGCCAGGCCAGGGCGGATGGAAAGAGATATCCTTCCATTGACCCAATTGACTCATACTCAAAGTATTTGGAATATCCGGAAATTGAAGAATATTTCTCCAAGAGGATAAGTCCTAACTGGGTTAAGAACGTTTATAAAGCAAAGAACATAATACTAAGAGGTAAAGAGGCTCATGACCAAATCAACATTTTGGGAGATGACGGAGTTCCAATGGAGTATCACATGAGATATTGGAAGAGCGAGCTTCTGGACTTTATCATTCTTCAGCAGGATGCATTTGATGCGGTTGACTGCCAGTCCTCTTTGGAAAGACAGGAATTCATGCTGAATAAAGTACTGGAAATCTGTGACAAACAATTTGAATTTGACAGGTTTGAACAGTGCATAGAATACTTTAAGAACTTAATCAACATCATGCGTCAGATGAACTACTCTGCATTTAAGAGCGATGATTTCAACAAGTATCTGAAGCAGCTGGATAAAACTTTGGAAGAAAATGGCAAATAA
- a CDS encoding DUF2764 domain-containing protein, which produces MNNYYYIIGGLPELAPGGENNLFNYSAVREEIYKQCSADDQKLIEFLESGFDENSLSGEFYVKAEESKSLFIKRFFRLDRIIRNIKVSFLAGKLFKGEDVNQDDLVKKYSVLLPSDEQGGYKEEEGASVTLDSSEIQNIETIFHNTDILEKERKLDEFKWNKINEFTAFDFFDINVILAFLVKGKLVERWNKLDRETGKALFKKLVDEVRGTFKGVEFNAGTTKKVV; this is translated from the coding sequence GTGAATAATTACTATTACATAATCGGAGGATTGCCTGAACTTGCGCCTGGCGGAGAGAACAATTTGTTTAATTACTCGGCTGTAAGGGAGGAAATCTACAAGCAATGCTCCGCAGATGACCAAAAACTTATAGAATTCCTGGAGAGCGGATTTGATGAAAATTCGCTTTCCGGGGAGTTCTATGTTAAAGCGGAGGAGAGCAAGAGTCTCTTTATCAAACGCTTCTTTAGGCTTGACCGCATTATCAGGAACATCAAAGTATCTTTCCTGGCCGGCAAGTTATTTAAAGGAGAGGATGTTAATCAAGATGACCTTGTAAAAAAATATTCTGTTCTTCTTCCTTCTGATGAACAAGGAGGTTATAAAGAGGAAGAGGGAGCATCTGTTACGCTGGACTCATCTGAAATCCAGAACATTGAAACCATTTTTCACAACACGGACATTTTAGAGAAAGAGAGAAAGCTGGATGAATTCAAGTGGAACAAGATTAATGAATTCACAGCTTTTGACTTTTTTGACATTAACGTGATTCTTGCTTTTCTTGTAAAGGGGAAACTTGTTGAGAGATGGAACAAGCTGGATAGAGAAACAGGTAAAGCCTTGTTTAAGAAGCTTGTAGATGAAGTGCGAGGCACCTTCAAAGGTGTTGAGTTTAATGCAGGTACAACAAAAAAAGTTGTATAA